Sequence from the Pseudomonas sp. 7SR1 genome:
AGTCACCGCCGAAGTACCACAACAGGTCGCGAGGTACGAGATGGGCGACCTGTGGGTAACGTACGATCACCTGGCACAGCAGATCCTGGCCCAGGTACTGGCTTTCGATCGGGTCGATGGGCAATTGCGCACGCAACTCGTCGAAGCGCTCCAGGAACAAGGCATGGCTTTCTTCGGGAACCTGTTCGGCCTCACCCACGGCGACCAGGATGCTGCGCAAGTGGTCAAGCAGGAGAAGGTGATCGGCAACGACGTTGGACACGAGATAAGTCCTCAAGAGCAAAACGGGCGCGGGAGTATAAAGCCACCGCGCCCGTTTTTACATGGTGGAACCGGTCGGCGGGATCAGCGGACCCTGCCTTCGGCGAGTGTCAGCGCCTCCTTGTCGAAATCATCCACGTCGATGACCTTGCGTCGCGCCGCTTCGGCCTCGCGCAGGGCCTGGGCTTCGCCGGCCTGCAGCACTCCCGCTTCGAGGGCGGCGTCGATGAGGTGTTCCCCCGGGGCCGGGTTGAGCTGGCCTTGCTTGAGTGCCGTATGCAACTTGCGTTGCGTGGGATGCGCAGCGGCCAGCAGGTCGGCGGCGTGCTGCAGGGCGCCCACGGGGTCGTCGACCGATTGTGGGCGATAGCAGCCCTGCAACAACTCCTCGAGGGTCGGATCGCCCTTGGCTCGGCCGATCACCGCGGCCACTTCGGCATCCAGGCGGTCGCTCGGCCCCTTGTGGCGGCGGCCGAAGGGGAATACCACGCAGCGCAGCAGGCCACCCAGCAACCGGTTGGGGAAATTTTCCAGCAGTTCGTCCAGCGCACGCTCCGACTGACCGAGGCTTTCTTCCATGGCCCAGGTGAACAGCGGCGCCATATGGTCCGGTGAATCCAGGTCGTGGTATCGCTTGAGGGCCGCACTGGCCAGGTACAGGTGGCTGAGCACATCGCCCAGGCGTGCCGACAGGCGTTCGCGACGTTTGAGCTCGCCGCCCAGCAACATCATGCTCAGGTCGGCCAGCAGGGCGAATGCCGCTGCCTGTCGGTTGAGCGCTCGGAAATAACCCTGGCTCAAGGTGTCGCCCGGAGCTCTTTCGAAATGCCCCAGCCCCAGGTTCAGCACCAGGGTGCTGGCGGCATTGCTGACGGCGAAGCCGATGTGCTTGAGCAGCAGCCGATCGAATTCCAGCAGCGCCTGGTCCTTGTCCTCGCGAGTGGCCAGGGCCATTTCCTTGAGTACGAAAGGATGGCAGCGGATCGCCCCCTGGCCGAAGATCATCAGGTTGCGCGACAGGATGTTCGCGCCTTCCACGGTGATGAAGATCGGCGCGCCTTGCCAGCTGCGCCCCAGGTAGTTGTTCGGGCCCATGATGATGCCCTTGCCCCCATGCACGTCCATGGCGTGGCTGATGCACTCGCGGCCGCGTTCGGTCAGGTGGTACTTGAGGATCGCCGACAGCACCGAGGGTTTTTCACCCAGGTCCACCGCGTTGGCGGTGAGCATGCGCGCGGCATCCATCAGCCAGGCATTGCCACCGATTCGAGCCATGGCCTCCTGGATGCCTTCGAAGGCCGACAACGGTACGTTGAACTGCTCCCGCACCTGGGCGTACTGGCCGGTTACCAGGCTGGTGAATTTCGCCGCCCCGGTTCCCACCGCCGGCAGGGAGATCGAGCGCCCCACCGACAGGCAGTTCATCAGCATCATCCAGCCCTTGCCGAGCATGGCCTGGCCGCCGATGAGGAAGTCCAGGGGGATGAACACGTCCTTGCCCCAGTTCGGTCCGTTCATGAACGCCGCGCCGAGGGGCAGGTGACGGCGACCGATATTGACCCCGGGTGTATCGGTGGGAATCAGCGCAAGGCTGATGCCCAGGTCTTCTTCGTCGCCCAGCAGGTGGTCGGGGTCGTACGCCTTGAACGCCAGGCCGAGGAGGGTCGCCACCGGGCCGAGGGTGATGTAGCGTTTTTCCCAGTTCAGGCGCAGGCCGAGGGTTTCCTGGCCCTGCCACTCTCCCTTGCAGACGATGCCGGTGTCGGGCATCGCTCCGGCGTCGGAGCCGGCCAGTGGCCCGGTCAGGGCGAAACAGGGGATATCGTCGCCACGTGCCAGCCGTGGCAGGTAATGGTCGCGTTGTTCCTCGGTGCCGTAGTGCAGCAGCAGTTCCGCCGGACCCAGGGAGTTGGGGACCATCACGGTCGACGCCAGGTCGCCGCTGCGGGTCGCCAGTTTCATGGCCACCTGGGAGTGGGCATAGGCGGAGAAACCCTTGCCGCCGTAGACTTTGGGAATGATCAGCGCGAAGAACCCGTGCTCCTTGATGTGCGCCCAGGCTTCGGGCGGCAGGTCCATGGCCTGGCCGATCTGCCAGTCGCTGACCATGGCGCAGAGTGCTTCGGTGGGCCCGTCGAGGAAGGCCTGTTCTTCTTCGGTCAGTTGCACCTTGGGGTAGGCCAGCAGCGTGTCCCAGTCGGGCCGACCGCTGAACAGCTCGCCGTCCCACCACACCGTGCCGGCGTCGATGGCGTCACGCTCGGTCTCCGACATGGGCGGCAGGGTTTTCTGAAACCACTCGAACATCGGCGCGCTGAAGTATCTGCGGCGCAGGTCCGGCAGCAGCAGGGGGGCCGCGATGGCGGCCAGCACCACCCAGAGGATCGCCATCAGCCAGCCGGGGGCGGGGCTGAAGATGCCCATGGCCAGCAGGTAGACCGCGACGACACCCAGCACGGGTAGCGGGGCGATGCGCCGATGCGCCAGCCAGGCGATCCCGACGACCAGGACCAGTATCCACAACAACAGCATATGTAATCCTCCGTGAACCAAGGCAAGACCGACCCCCAGAGCTTAGACGGCATCGGTCAATCCGGCGGTCAGCGCGATGTGATGGGTTTCGTGGGAAATCTCGCATGCTTTACGCCAGTCTGGTTGGCAACAGCCGTGGGAAATCGTTCGCCGAAAAGGAGAGAAAACGCCATTGTTTGGCCGAAACGCCGTTATCGCTGCATCAGGGCTGTGGATAGACTCAGCGTTTCCCTGATGCCGTAGGCGTTGCGCCGGTGCAGGAGCAAGTTCTGACCCTGCCAGCGGCGTTGCAGTGCGAGAGGTTTCCCCATGCAGCAATACCTGAACCCCGGCCGCTTCATCGACAGCGATCATCCTGCGGTCATCGCGTTCGCCGAAACCCACCGCGGCACCGACCGCGATCCGACGGCGCAGGCGATCAGCCTGTATTACGCCGTGCGCGAAGCAGTGCGCTACAACCCTTATACCTTCAGCCGCGACCCGGCGACTCTGCGTGGCAGTCATGCATTGGCCCTGGGTGAAAGCTATTGCGTGCCCAAGGCAACGTTGCTGGCCGCCTGCGCCCGTCACTGTGCTGTCCCGGCCCGGATCGGCCTGGCGGATGTGCGCAATCACTTGTCCACGCCGCGCCTGCTGGAGCTGCTCAGGAGCGATGTGTTCGCCATGCACGGTTACACCGAGCTGTACCTGAACGACCGCTGGGTCAAGGCCACGCCGGCCTTCAACCAGGGTTTGTGTGAGTTGTTCGACGTCGCGCCCCTGGAGTTCGATGGTCGTCATGACAGCATCTTCCATCCGTTCAATCGCCAGGGTGCCCGGTCGATGGAATACGTCACTGACCACGGTCCTTTCCCCGACGTACCGGAAGGGTTCTTTTTCCAACACCTGGAAAAATGCTATCCGCACCTGTTCGAGGATCGGCTGGCGCCGGTGCTGGGCGACATGCAGGGCGATTTGAGTCATGGCTGATCCGGCGTATGCTGCTGCGGCACTTATTCATCGAGGATGCCGTGATGCTGAAGATCTGGGGCCGGAAAAACTCATCGAATGTCCGTAAGGCGCTGTGGTGCGCCGAGGAGTTGGGATTGGCCTTCGAGGCCATCGACGCCGGTGGCGCATTTGGCGTGGTGGACACGCCCGAATACCGCGCGAAGAATCCCAATGGCCGGGTTCCGATGCTCGAGGACGATGGTTTCGTGCTCTGGGAGTCCAACACCATCGTGCGTTACCTTATGGCCCGTCACGCATCCGGTTCGGCCTGGTACCCCACCGACCTTCAGGCTCGGGCCCAGGCTGAAAAATGGATGGACTGGACCACTTCCACCTTCGCCGATCCGTTTCGCACCGTGTTCTGGGGTGTCCTGCGCACGCCCGCCGAACAGCAGGATTGGGCTGCCATCAAGTCGGCGATCCAGGTCTGCGACGCGGTGCTGGCAGTGGCGGACCAGGCGCTGGGCGAGCAACCTTTCCTGTCGGGCGATGAAATCGGCATGGGGGACATTCCCCTGGGCAGTTTCATTTATGCCTGGTTCGAGATGCCCATCGAGCGTGCCCCATTGCCTCACCTGCAGGCCTGGTATGCGCGATTGCAGCAGCGTCCGGCTTATCGCAAGGCGGTCATGACCGCGTTGACTTAATACCTACTATCGACACGCTTGACTGTACTTGTTTGGCGACGCCAAGCACCATGGCACCTCCTGCGCCAGTGGTTGCATTGTTCGCCACTCGCCCTTATCTAGGGTTTGTGCGAAAGGTCGCGCAGGCACTTTTCGTACAAAACCTAATGTTTTTCTCTCCTCTTGGTGCGTAGATCCGATATGAGTTCCGCTCTGTCCATCCGGCAGCTAACCAAAACCTACGGCAACGGTTTCCAGGCCTTGAGTGGTATCGATCTGGACGTCGCCGAAGGTGATTTCTTCGCCTTGCTCGGCCCCAACGGCGCGGGCAAATCCACCACCATCGGCATCCTGTCCACGCTGGTGAACAAGACCAGCGGCACCGTGAGTGTCTTCGGCCATGACCTGGACCGCGAACCCGCCGCGCTCAAGCGCTCCATCGGCGTGGTCCCCCAGGAATTCAATTTCAACCAGTTCGAAAAGACCTTCGACATCGTCGTGACCCAGGCGGGTTACTACGGCATCCCGCCGAAGATCGCCAACGAGCGCGCCGAGCGCTACCTGACCCAACTGGGGTTGTGGGACAAGCGCGACGTGCCGTCCCGTTCGTTGTCCGGTGGCATGAAGCGGCGATTGATGATTGCCCGGGCCCTGGTGCACGAGCCACGCCTGTTGATCCTCGACGAACCGACCGCGGGCGTGGACATCGAGCTGCGTCGTTCGATGTGGACCTTCCTGACCGAGCTGAACCAGAAAGGCATCACCATCATTCTTACCACCCATTACCTGGAAGAGGCCGAGCAGTTGTGCCGCAACATCGGCATCATTGACCACGGCACCATCGTCGAGAACACCAGCATGCGGCAACTGCTCAGCCAACTGCATGTGGAAACCTTCCTGCTGGACCTCAAGGGCGATCTCGATAGCGCGCCGCAGTTGGTCGGTTATCCGGCCCGGCTGCTGGATCATCGCACCCTGGAAGTGCAGGTGGACAAGTCCGTCGGCATTACCGGACTGTTCACCCAGCTGGCCCTGCAGAACATCGAAGTGCAGAGCCTGCGCAACAAGACCAATCGCCTCGAGGAGCTGTTCGTGTCCCTGGTGGAAAAAAACCTGGCGAAGGTGGCGGTATGAGTTCCGAGTTCCGTCCCAATCTCATTGCCCTCAACACCATCGTTTACCGTGAGGTCCGCCGCTTCATGCGGATCTGGCCACAGACCTTGCTGCCGCCGGCCATCACCATGGTTCTGTACTTCGTGATCTTCGGCAACCTGATCGGTCGGCAGATCGGTGACATGGGTGGCTTCACGTACATGGACTACATCGTGCCCGGGCTGATCATGATGTCGGTGATCACCAACTCCTACGGCAACGTGGTGTCGAGTTTCTTCGGCAGCAAGTTCCAGCGCTCCATCGAAGAACTGATGGTCTCGCCGGTTTCGCCCCATACGATCCTGATCGGCTTTACCCTGGGCGGTGTCTTGCGCGGCCTGGCGGTGGGCTTGATCGTGACCCTGCTGTCGTTGTTCTTCACCGATCTGCAGGTGCACCACCTGGGAGTGACGATACTGGTGGTGGTGCTCACCGCGACGATCTTTTCGCTGCTGGGCTTCATCAATGCCGTGTTCGCGCGCAACTTCGATGACATCTCCATCATTCCCACGTTCGTGCTCACGCCGCTGACTTACCTGGGCGGGGTGTTCTACTCCATCTCGCTGCTGCCACCGTTCTGGCAGACCGTGTCCCTGGCCAACCCGGTGCTGCACATGGTCAACGCCTTCCGCTACGGGATCCTCGGGGTTTCGGACATCAGGATCAGCATCGCGATCACCTTCATGCTGGTGGCGACGGTGGTGCTCTATATCGGTTGCGCCCGGTTGCTGGTGAGCGGACGCGGGATGCGGACATAACGGGCTGCGCATTTACCTTGCACCACTGAAAAGGCCTCCGATCAGGGAGGCCTTTTTGCATTTCACTGCCGTCTTTTCTTGCGCTTTTTCCATTGCCGCGCCACCCACCAGCGCCAGTAGCTCATGGTCACGAAATACGCCAGGACGCCGAGCACCAGGCCAGTCACCACCGAGCCCAGCAGGAACGGTCGCCACAAAGTGGACAGCTGGTCGGTGATCCATGCCCAGGTCAGTTCATCGGGCAGGGTCCGGGCAGGAACGTCCATCAGCCACGCCCCGGTCTGGTAGGTGCAGAAAAACACCGCCGGCATGGTGATGGGATTGGTCAGCCAGACCAGGCTCACCGCAATGGGGATGTTGCCGCGGACCGTGACGGCCAGCGCGGCGGCCAGCAGCATCTGCAGGGGGATGGGGAGAAAGGCGGCGAACAGGCCGACGGCCATTGCCCGGGCCACGGAGTGGCGATTGAGGTGCCAAAGGTTGGGATCGTGCAGCAGGGCGCCGAGAAAGCGTAAGGATTTGTGTTCCCGAATGATCGCTGGGTCTGGCATGTAACGTTTGAATAGGCGCCGGGGCATAAGGCTTCTCGGTCGGTTCAAAGCAATAAAGCCGCAAGTATGTCCGGATTCTAGGAGCGGCAGATTCAGACTTTGTGACAATTGATAACGGCCACGGTGCCGCAGACCGACTATGCCTGAGTGAGGAACTCTCAAGGATGGGGTTATGCGCAGGGGAATGGTCGCGCTTGCACTGGGTCTGTCGGCCCCGGTTTTCTTGTCGGCGCTGCCGTCGCCATGGCTGATGGCGGCCATGCCGGTACTGGCTTTGATGCTGCTACCGTTTCGAGCCTACCCGCTGGGTTTTTTCCTGCTGGGGTTGGCCTGGGCCTGCCTGGGGGCGCAGTGGGCACTGGACGACCGGTTGCCCTTGGCGCTGGACGGCGAGACCCGCTGGGTCGAAGGGCGGGTCGTGGGGTTGCCGCAACAAGGTGATGGCGTGGTGCGCTTCGAGCTGGCCGATGCCCGTTCGCGGCGCACCCGGTTGCCGTCATCGATGCGCCTGGCCTGGTTTGGCGGGCCGCCGGTCAGTAGCGGCGAACGTTGGCGGTTGGCGGTGAAACTCAAGCGGCCCACGGGTCTGCTGAACCCTCATGGTTTCGACTACGACGCCTGGCTGCTGAGCCGGGGGATTGGCGCGACCGGTACGGTCAAGGACGGTCATCGCCTGGCTTCGGCCCAGGGAGCGTGGCGCGATGGGGTCCGCCAGTCGCTGGCACGGGTCGACGTCCAAGGCCGCTCGGGCGCGCTGATCGCCTTGGTCCTGGGCGATGGGGCAGGGTTGAGCCGCGATGAATGGCAGGTGCTGCAAGACACCGGCACGGTTCACTTGCTGGTGATTTCCGGGCAGCACATTGGCCTGCTCGCCGGCCTGATGTACCTGTCAGTGGCCGGGGCGGCGCGTTACGGTTTATGGCCGGCGCACCTGCCATGGCTGCCCTGGGCCTGTTTCCTGGCTTTTGTCGCGGCGTTGGGCTACGGCTTGCTCGCCGGTTTCGAAGTGCCGGTGCAAAGGGCCTGCGCGATGATCGGGCTGGTGTTGCTGTGGCGCCTGCGCTTCCGTCATCCGGACCCGTGGCGGGCGTGGCTGCTGGCGCTGGTCGGGGTGCTGGTGTTCGACCCGCTGGCAAGCCTGAGGCCTGGGTTCTGGCTGTCGTTCGCCGCAGTCGCCATACTGATTTTCATCTTCGGCGGGCGCCTGGGTCCCTGGCGCTGGTGGCAAACCTGGACCCGCCCCCAGTGGCTGGTCGCGGTGGGGCTGTGTCCGCTGCTGCTGATACTGGGTTTGCCGGTCAGCCTCAGCGGGCCGTTGGTGAACCTGGTGGCGGTGCCCTGGATCAGCCTGTTGGTGTTGCCGTCGGCATTGCTCGGAACGGCCTTGCTGCCGGTGCCATACATCGGTGAAGGATTGCTGTGGATCGCCGGTGGGCTGCTCGACCTGCTGTTCAGGGGATTGGCCCTGGTCGGCGCAATATGGCCAGCCTGGGTTCCGGTTGCGCTACCGGTGTGGGCCTGGTGCATTGCAGCGCTTGGCGCTGTCATCATATTGCTGCCGCAAGGCGTGCCGCTGCGCGTGCTGGGCTGGCCGATGCTGTTGCTGTTGGTTTTTCCGCCGCGGGACGAGGTGCCGGCGGGGCACGCCGAGATCTGGCAGCTGGATGTGGGCCAGGGGCTGGCGGTGCT
This genomic interval carries:
- a CDS encoding PA2817 family protein, which codes for MSNVVADHLLLLDHLRSILVAVGEAEQVPEESHALFLERFDELRAQLPIDPIESQYLGQDLLCQVIVRYPQVAHLVPRDLLWYFGGDCLHYMPDEEISLYQALEERRFEAEQNDEPFDWNQEKQLLAMSDQDSKH
- a CDS encoding acyl-CoA dehydrogenase; the encoded protein is MLLLWILVLVVGIAWLAHRRIAPLPVLGVVAVYLLAMGIFSPAPGWLMAILWVVLAAIAAPLLLPDLRRRYFSAPMFEWFQKTLPPMSETERDAIDAGTVWWDGELFSGRPDWDTLLAYPKVQLTEEEQAFLDGPTEALCAMVSDWQIGQAMDLPPEAWAHIKEHGFFALIIPKVYGGKGFSAYAHSQVAMKLATRSGDLASTVMVPNSLGPAELLLHYGTEEQRDHYLPRLARGDDIPCFALTGPLAGSDAGAMPDTGIVCKGEWQGQETLGLRLNWEKRYITLGPVATLLGLAFKAYDPDHLLGDEEDLGISLALIPTDTPGVNIGRRHLPLGAAFMNGPNWGKDVFIPLDFLIGGQAMLGKGWMMLMNCLSVGRSISLPAVGTGAAKFTSLVTGQYAQVREQFNVPLSAFEGIQEAMARIGGNAWLMDAARMLTANAVDLGEKPSVLSAILKYHLTERGRECISHAMDVHGGKGIIMGPNNYLGRSWQGAPIFITVEGANILSRNLMIFGQGAIRCHPFVLKEMALATREDKDQALLEFDRLLLKHIGFAVSNAASTLVLNLGLGHFERAPGDTLSQGYFRALNRQAAAFALLADLSMMLLGGELKRRERLSARLGDVLSHLYLASAALKRYHDLDSPDHMAPLFTWAMEESLGQSERALDELLENFPNRLLGGLLRCVVFPFGRRHKGPSDRLDAEVAAVIGRAKGDPTLEELLQGCYRPQSVDDPVGALQHAADLLAAAHPTQRKLHTALKQGQLNPAPGEHLIDAALEAGVLQAGEAQALREAEAARRKVIDVDDFDKEALTLAEGRVR
- a CDS encoding transglutaminase-like domain-containing protein; the encoded protein is MQQYLNPGRFIDSDHPAVIAFAETHRGTDRDPTAQAISLYYAVREAVRYNPYTFSRDPATLRGSHALALGESYCVPKATLLAACARHCAVPARIGLADVRNHLSTPRLLELLRSDVFAMHGYTELYLNDRWVKATPAFNQGLCELFDVAPLEFDGRHDSIFHPFNRQGARSMEYVTDHGPFPDVPEGFFFQHLEKCYPHLFEDRLAPVLGDMQGDLSHG
- a CDS encoding glutathione S-transferase family protein — its product is MLKIWGRKNSSNVRKALWCAEELGLAFEAIDAGGAFGVVDTPEYRAKNPNGRVPMLEDDGFVLWESNTIVRYLMARHASGSAWYPTDLQARAQAEKWMDWTTSTFADPFRTVFWGVLRTPAEQQDWAAIKSAIQVCDAVLAVADQALGEQPFLSGDEIGMGDIPLGSFIYAWFEMPIERAPLPHLQAWYARLQQRPAYRKAVMTALT
- a CDS encoding ABC transporter ATP-binding protein, with the protein product MSSALSIRQLTKTYGNGFQALSGIDLDVAEGDFFALLGPNGAGKSTTIGILSTLVNKTSGTVSVFGHDLDREPAALKRSIGVVPQEFNFNQFEKTFDIVVTQAGYYGIPPKIANERAERYLTQLGLWDKRDVPSRSLSGGMKRRLMIARALVHEPRLLILDEPTAGVDIELRRSMWTFLTELNQKGITIILTTHYLEEAEQLCRNIGIIDHGTIVENTSMRQLLSQLHVETFLLDLKGDLDSAPQLVGYPARLLDHRTLEVQVDKSVGITGLFTQLALQNIEVQSLRNKTNRLEELFVSLVEKNLAKVAV
- a CDS encoding ABC transporter permease: MSSEFRPNLIALNTIVYREVRRFMRIWPQTLLPPAITMVLYFVIFGNLIGRQIGDMGGFTYMDYIVPGLIMMSVITNSYGNVVSSFFGSKFQRSIEELMVSPVSPHTILIGFTLGGVLRGLAVGLIVTLLSLFFTDLQVHHLGVTILVVVLTATIFSLLGFINAVFARNFDDISIIPTFVLTPLTYLGGVFYSISLLPPFWQTVSLANPVLHMVNAFRYGILGVSDIRISIAITFMLVATVVLYIGCARLLVSGRGMRT
- a CDS encoding DUF2062 domain-containing protein; translated protein: MPRRLFKRYMPDPAIIREHKSLRFLGALLHDPNLWHLNRHSVARAMAVGLFAAFLPIPLQMLLAAALAVTVRGNIPIAVSLVWLTNPITMPAVFFCTYQTGAWLMDVPARTLPDELTWAWITDQLSTLWRPFLLGSVVTGLVLGVLAYFVTMSYWRWWVARQWKKRKKRRQ
- a CDS encoding DNA internalization-related competence protein ComEC/Rec2 — encoded protein: MRRGMVALALGLSAPVFLSALPSPWLMAAMPVLALMLLPFRAYPLGFFLLGLAWACLGAQWALDDRLPLALDGETRWVEGRVVGLPQQGDGVVRFELADARSRRTRLPSSMRLAWFGGPPVSSGERWRLAVKLKRPTGLLNPHGFDYDAWLLSRGIGATGTVKDGHRLASAQGAWRDGVRQSLARVDVQGRSGALIALVLGDGAGLSRDEWQVLQDTGTVHLLVISGQHIGLLAGLMYLSVAGAARYGLWPAHLPWLPWACFLAFVAALGYGLLAGFEVPVQRACAMIGLVLLWRLRFRHPDPWRAWLLALVGVLVFDPLASLRPGFWLSFAAVAILIFIFGGRLGPWRWWQTWTRPQWLVAVGLCPLLLILGLPVSLSGPLVNLVAVPWISLLVLPSALLGTALLPVPYIGEGLLWIAGGLLDLLFRGLALVGAIWPAWVPVALPVWAWCIAALGAVIILLPQGVPLRVLGWPMLLLLVFPPRDEVPAGHAEIWQLDVGQGLAVLVRTRRHNLLYDAGPRFGDADAGERVVLPTLRKLGVGGLDLMLLSHADADHAGGARAVHNGLPTALVISGDPAALPAALKADPCHSGMQWEWDGVRFELWRWAAALESNQKSCVLLVEAGGERLLLTGDIDSHAERALLDGPLAVPIQWLAAPHHGSRSSSSMALLSRLTPHSVLISRGRGNAFGHPHPRVMARYRRLGMAVYDSAEHGAIRLQLGAFAAPTTQAGQRRYWRDPPSSGP